A window of Candidatus Hydrogenedentota bacterium genomic DNA:
TTCTGGCAATAGGCTTGCCGTGCACGACAGAACTGAGCGACTTCAGCAAGAATATCCTGATGCCATTGGGTGAGCCGTCCGCTTCGTTGGGGTTGGTTGTAAACAAATACAGCGCCCCCTTGTGCCATGACTGTTGCCAACTCTTGACATAAATGGACAGCCGGTTTGCTGGTCCATCCTTGATTATTGGTCTGAAGAAAAGACCATGCCATCAGATCCCAAGCTTTGCCGCGGCTTGCTAAAAAGCGCGCCTCGGGCATGGCACGTTCTGCGCCGAAAGAAGGATCATAATCACCGCTCAAATAGTCGATGGGCGCGTTTAATGCCTCGGGCTGCCGAACGCTGTACATCCAGTTGCTCGTGACCATGCACTCAGGCTTCAGTTCATGTACTGCATTGGTATAGCGTGTTACGTGTTCGGTAAATAAGTCACGATGGAAGGTGAGCCACTCATGCCAATGGGGATCTCCGGCTTTCATGGGTACTTGGTCAATGCCGGTTCGTTCCTTGAAAAGCTGTTGGCAAGCCTCGCTCCAATCCGGTCGGCTCGCCCAGTTTTCGCCGTCGATCCACATCCCGTCAATATCATAATTTCGCACCACTTCGAGGAGTTGCGGAATCATTAATTCGTCATCATAGGCACTTAGTCGGCTCGTATAATTGGGGTCGGGCGTACCGTCGGCATTAATGCGCGCCCAGTCAGGATTCAATTCAATGGCTCGTGTATCCCAGACACCGGAATAATGGATAGAGAGGGGGATACCCATGTCCCGCGTTACTTCCCGCCAAATTTTCAGCGCATCTTGTTGTATGCCGGGCGAGGGCGTTCCCACCTCGGTGGGATATCCTGTATAGCCTACATGTCCTTTGCAGTCATATTGGACAAAGTCAGGTTTTACTTTTTCCAACATCTCGTAAATGTGTTCGTAAGTGGTTTCGCGTCCAAGTTCCGTGTCTGCCGCCCCGGGATGAAGGTCATAGTGGAGCCCGAAAAAGACGTGTTCATGCCAATTCTCTACTGCGGCGGCGGTGGAAGAAAGAAAGGCTATAGTTACGAGTAGAATCAGTAAGGGCCGTATTTTTTTGAGGATAAGGAACGAAAAACAAGATTGCATGGCATGTATCTCCTGAAAAAGGTTGCAGTTAAAATTGGAATCTGGCGCGACTGTATTACTACCTATCCCGGCACGCTTACATGCAGTGCTCTAGTTCTCGCTGAAAATTCATGTCTGAGTATTGCACCACAGTCTGACGGATACCTATTCCTGATCCTAAAGTATGCCATACTCAAAATCTAAAGTCCATTTCATGAAGGCGTAGCTTCAAACTCGAAATAAGAATATATCCGCTCTTACTTGTTGGATTAGAGAGGAGTTCCTCCCTCTCTCTTAATTTGTGTTCATGCATAGTTCTAAAACATTGAAGCAGGCGCGATGATATGCGCCTGCTTCAAAATAGATAGTTAGTGTTAAGAATTTGTATTCCAGCGATTAGGGTTGCGTAGAGGCGGTGATATTTTCCAAAGTGTTGCCTTCGCGGTCAACGAAGCGCAAGGTGGCGCCCCAATCACCTTCTTGCTGAAACACGGCGACCATGAGTGTATTCAGGCCGGCATTTAACTGCAGCTCCAATTTATCTTCGCCGGGAGTCAAAGGACGCCCCACATTGATCCCATGGATTAATTTTCCATTCCACCACAGTTTGCAGCCGTCGTTTGTGCCGAGTTCAAGCACTGCGTCTTGATCGGTGGGTGAGTTAATAAAAGAGCGTATGAATACGACACGATTATCTCCGCCGAGCACTCGGTTGAAATCCAGTTTGAAAGGAGGTTCAGTTTTGGGCAGAAGCGGGAAGCAGCGCCAGTTGGCAGAATCAGCGTCTTTTTCGGGTGGGAATTTCTGTTCAAAAAGGAAATAGGCAATGGTGTTGTCTTCAAAATAGGGTCCCGCCATTTCCCATGCCATGAGATAGTCTTTGTGACTTCGCATGGTATTGAGTGCATCTTTCGCTTCATGACGTATTTCTTGCCCTTGGGTTTCGTCGTCGGCAATGGCGCGCAGCCGTGCGGCCGCCTCTTTTGGCCAAGCCCCGGTGAGCGCGCGGCTGACCGTGAGTGCGGCACGCAGTGCTTCGGCTGCCACTTCCGGATTGTCCAATTCCGATTCAATCAATCGCAGACATTCAAGAGACGGCAATTGCGAAGAAGCAGCTAGGAATTCACGACGTGCCGCCGTCGTTTGTGCCTGCCCCGCGGCATAGCGCAAATGTTCATCTACATCCTTGCCGGGCAGTATTTTCGCAGTGCTCATGGCGCCGAGATATTTGGAATAGGCGAGGGCGCGTGTGGCGTTGTCCTGCTCTTCTTTTACGCGCTGCTGCAACATTTCAAGGGTCTCGGTTCGCTGAAAGCGGGATAGACTGAGGAGCGCATTTTTTCTGACTTGCAGGTTTTCATCAGCGAGATGTGTCTGAATTTCGTTGAAGGCAGAATCGCCGCCGATGAGTGAAAGGCTTTCTAAAAGCAGATTGAAGGCGCTCAGCACGGAATCATCGTCTTCTTCACTTGGCTGTATTTGCTGTAAGCTTTCGATGACAGGCTGCGCGGCTTTATCGTTATTTTCGAAACGGCGCAGCGCCAAGTCTTTGATCGTGGAGGGGAGAACAGTAGCGATATCATCGACCTTGGGATAAGAA
This region includes:
- a CDS encoding HEAT repeat domain-containing protein: SYPKVDDIATVLPSTIKDLALRRFENNDKAAQPVIESLQQIQPSEEDDDSVLSAFNLLLESLSLIGGDSAFNEIQTHLADENLQVRKNALLSLSRFQRTETLEMLQQRVKEEQDNATRALAYSKYLGAMSTAKILPGKDVDEHLRYAAGQAQTTAARREFLAASSQLPSLECLRLIESELDNPEVAAEALRAALTVSRALTGAWPKEAAARLRAIADDETQGQEIRHEAKDALNTMRSHKDYLMAWEMAGPYFEDNTIAYFLFEQKFPPEKDADSANWRCFPLLPKTEPPFKLDFNRVLGGDNRVVFIRSFINSPTDQDAVLELGTNDGCKLWWNGKLIHGINVGRPLTPGEDKLELQLNAGLNTLMVAVFQQEGDWGATLRFVDREGNTLENITASTQP